The Flavipsychrobacter sp. genome contains the following window.
ATTACTCCATAGCCAATTATTATTCCTGAAAATATGGATGTGATGACTTGTTCTTTGGTCTCTTTTGTTTTTTTATTGGTTTGTGTAACAATGTTTACATCAGGGAATACTATAAAGCCTGCATAGAAGTATAGCGATGAAAGCGCAAAACCAATTAACAGTAATGGTAGCCCTATTATTGAAAGACTTATCAAGCCCAAAAGTGTGGCTATTTTAGTTAGAAATACTAATAAGTATAGAATAACAAAAATTTTCTCAACTTTCTTCATTCGTTGTAGGATTTATATTATTTGATAACTAAATGATTTTAAACAAAATAGAACAAATAAAATATAAAATCCTTCATGCTTTTACATAAACAAGTTCTACATTAGTCTACTAATTAAGACATAATTACTCATGCAAACAATACTTGTAGCTGGCGCAGGTAAAACATCAATATACCTGATCGATTATCTTATAGAGCATGCAGCTAGTAATGATTGGAAAATAATAGTAGCCGATGGTAATGCAGAAGCAGTAGCTGCTAAAACCCGTAACAGCAAATATGCAGAAGCTGCGGTTATAGATATTACAGAGGCAGAAGAGAGACAGCCATTAGTAAAAAAAGCGGATGTGGTTATTTCTTTAATGCCACCTCATTTACATATCTCTTTAGCTGAAGATTGCTTGTTGTACAACAAGCATATCATTACAGCTTCTTATGTGTCTGACGAGATGAAAGAACTAGATGCGGCAGCTAGAGCAAAAGGCTTAATGTTTATGTGTGAAATGGGGCTTGATCCCGGTATTGACCATATGACTGCCAGTCAGATATTCCATAGCATACACAAAGTTGCAGCTACCATCACTTCTTTTAAGTCTTACGCAGGAGGCCTTATAGCTCCGGAGTCTGACGATAATCCTTGGCATTATAAGTTTACCTGGAATCCTAGAAATATTATAACAGCAGGTATGGCGGGCGCGCAATACCTACAAAACAAAACAGTTACAACGCTACCATACAATAAAGTATTTACGGACGTAAACGCTATAGAAAGTGTAAATGGCATTGAGGATCTAATATCCTACCCCAATAGAGACTCTTTAAAATATCTTGACACTTACGAAGTGCCCCATATAGATACTTTTATCAGAGGGTCATTACGTCACCCTATTTTCTGTAAGGGATGGCAAGCACTTATCGACCTTGGTCTTACTGATATTACAGATGAAATCGAAGATGGTATTACGCTTACTGATTGGGTAGCAGATAAAGCTAATTTTGAAGGTCATGGAGACTTGGCTGAGTTTGTTGCGGGCAAATTCAATTTGGAGAAAGAGGTAATGGATTTAATCTCTTGGCTAGGCTTATTTGAAGACACCGCAGTATCTTTCAAAGGAAGCTCTTCTGGCGATCTGTTATTGCATATTCTACTGGAGAAATGGGAGATGCAGCCAAACGATAAGGATATGATAGTGATGCAACATGAAGTAGAATACACTCATAAAAGCAAGACGAGCAAACTAGTAAGCACCTTAGTGATAAAAGGTGAAAATCGAGAATATTCTGCTATGGCAAAAACTGTTGGTTTACCAATGGGCATATTGGCCAAGCAATTGCTAACAGGGAAGATCAAGGCTATTCCTGGTGTTCAAATCCCCACGATGGCAGCAGTTTATAAACCTGTATTAGCTGAATTAGAACAATATGGTATTGAATTTAAAGAAACAGTAATTTAAACTATTACTTTAAGTAGCGTTTCATTTCTCTTTCAGCATCACGGTTTTTAATGGTTTCGCGTTTGTCGTGAAGCTTTTTACCTCTACCTAGCCCAATATCTAGTTTAGCATAACCATTTTCATTGATATACATGCTAAGAGGTACTATTGTGTATCCTTTCTCCTTTATTTTTTGTTGCCATTTGCGTAACTCTTTTTTGTTGAGTAGCAGCTTGCGTTCGCGAGTAGGATCATGACTGATATAACCTGCATTTTCATAATGTCCTATATGCAGACTTTTTATCCATAACTCACCTTCATGAAAAAAACAGAAGCTATCGTTAAAGCTCACCTTGCTATTTCTTATTGACTTTATTTCAGAACCGGTCAATACAATACCTGCAGTAAGCTTATCTTCTATAGCATACTCAAAAGTGGCAGGTTTATTTTTTATATAGACTTTGTCTTTAGCCAAAATAGTGGTTATTTACCCTTCATATACCAGTCAAGCACAGTAGACAATTGTTGCTTGAGTTCCTTTCTTGTTACAATAAAGTCTAAGAAGCCATTATCGCGCAAGAATTCTGAACGTTGGAATCCTTCAGGAAGATCTTTCTTAATTGTCTCTTTGATAACACGAGGGCCAGCAAAACCAATTAACGCTTTTGGTTCGGCAATATTAACATCTCCCAACATTGCGAAAGAAGCAGTAACACCACCCGTAGTTGGGTCGGTCATGAAAGAAATATATGGTAGTTGCGCTTTAGATAATAAAGTTAGCTTAGCAGAGGTCTTAGCCATTTGCATTAGAGAAAATGCACTTTCCATCATACGAGCACCACCTGATTTGGAGATGATCATAAATGGCATTTTGTGTTTTATAGCATAGTCTATACCACGACTGATCTTTTCACCAACAACAGAGCCCATAGAGCCGCCAATGAAGTTAAAGTTCATACATGCTATCACAAAGCCCTTCCCGTCAAGCTCACCTACACCAACGGTCATAGCATCAGTAAGACCAGTTTTGCTCTGTGCATCTACTAGCCTGTCTTTATAGGGTTTTAAGTCTACAAATTCTAATTTATCTGTTGGCTTTATTTCTTTGAATAACTCTTCATATTTGCCTTCATCAAACAGAATATTAAAGTATTCTTTAGCGTTTATGCGAAAGTGATTTTCACACTTTGGGCATGTATATAGATTATCTTCTAGCTCTTTAGCTGTAGAGGTTTTCTTACACTCAGGGCATTTAGTCCACAATCCGTCTGGAGCTTCCTTTTTCTCGTGTGTACTAGTATGTATGCCTTTTTTTATTCGTCTAAACCAAGTAGATGACATAAAATATCAAGTTTGCTTAAAAAAACATGGAAACCGATGTGGCTTCCCTATCTATGCCCTTTTATGGACATTTTAAATGCTTTCGTAACGGCTAAGGTAGGTTATTAATGCAAAATGTAAAAATATTGAATCGTTGCGCTTTTACATTTATGTTTTTATCATTCCATTTCTCTCTTTCCAGACAATAGATAAAGTACAGCCATGCGTATGGCTACGCCATTCTCCACTTGGTCTAGAATAATAGATTGGTCACTATCTGCTACATCTGAATTCAGCTCCACCCCTCTGTTTATAGGTCCAGGGTGCATGATCACTATTTCTTTCTGTAAGCTATCCAGCATTTGCTTATTTACTCCGTAAAACAGCGCATATTCTCTTAGTGTAGAGAATAGTGGCTTGTTTTGGCGCTCCAGCTGTATTCTAAGTACGTTGGCGATCTCACACCATTGTAGAGCTTTCTTTACATTATACTCTACTTTTACGCCTAGCTCTTCAATATGCTTCGGTATTAGTGTAGGCGGCCCAGCAACTACTACCTCAGCACCTAGTTTCTTCAGGCAAAAAATATTGCTTAAAGCTACTCTGGAGTGCATTATATCTCCTATTATCGCTACCCTTTTACCTTTTAGGTCTCCAACTTTCTCCCTCATAGAAAAGCCATCTAGTAAAGCTTGTGTT
Protein-coding sequences here:
- a CDS encoding saccharopine dehydrogenase C-terminal domain-containing protein, encoding MQTILVAGAGKTSIYLIDYLIEHAASNDWKIIVADGNAEAVAAKTRNSKYAEAAVIDITEAEERQPLVKKADVVISLMPPHLHISLAEDCLLYNKHIITASYVSDEMKELDAAARAKGLMFMCEMGLDPGIDHMTASQIFHSIHKVAATITSFKSYAGGLIAPESDDNPWHYKFTWNPRNIITAGMAGAQYLQNKTVTTLPYNKVFTDVNAIESVNGIEDLISYPNRDSLKYLDTYEVPHIDTFIRGSLRHPIFCKGWQALIDLGLTDITDEIEDGITLTDWVADKANFEGHGDLAEFVAGKFNLEKEVMDLISWLGLFEDTAVSFKGSSSGDLLLHILLEKWEMQPNDKDMIVMQHEVEYTHKSKTSKLVSTLVIKGENREYSAMAKTVGLPMGILAKQLLTGKIKAIPGVQIPTMAAVYKPVLAELEQYGIEFKETVI
- the smpB gene encoding SsrA-binding protein SmpB; protein product: MAKDKVYIKNKPATFEYAIEDKLTAGIVLTGSEIKSIRNSKVSFNDSFCFFHEGELWIKSLHIGHYENAGYISHDPTRERKLLLNKKELRKWQQKIKEKGYTIVPLSMYINENGYAKLDIGLGRGKKLHDKRETIKNRDAEREMKRYLK
- the accD gene encoding acetyl-CoA carboxylase, carboxyltransferase subunit beta, which gives rise to MSSTWFRRIKKGIHTSTHEKKEAPDGLWTKCPECKKTSTAKELEDNLYTCPKCENHFRINAKEYFNILFDEGKYEELFKEIKPTDKLEFVDLKPYKDRLVDAQSKTGLTDAMTVGVGELDGKGFVIACMNFNFIGGSMGSVVGEKISRGIDYAIKHKMPFMIISKSGGARMMESAFSLMQMAKTSAKLTLLSKAQLPYISFMTDPTTGGVTASFAMLGDVNIAEPKALIGFAGPRVIKETIKKDLPEGFQRSEFLRDNGFLDFIVTRKELKQQLSTVLDWYMKGK
- a CDS encoding aspartate carbamoyltransferase catalytic subunit, with translation MSLSVKHLLGIKELQPEDIQTIFRTADNFKQVLQRPIKKVPSLRDTTIANIFFENSTRTKISFELAEKRLGADVVNFSASGSSVSKGETLVDTVHNILAMKVDMVVMRHSASGAPWFLANHIDASIVNAGDGVNEHPTQALLDGFSMREKVGDLKGKRVAIIGDIMHSRVALSNIFCLKKLGAEVVVAGPPTLIPKHIEELGVKVEYNVKKALQWCEIANVLRIQLERQNKPLFSTLREYALFYGVNKQMLDSLQKEIVIMHPGPINRGVELNSDVADSDQSIILDQVENGVAIRMAVLYLLSGKREME